In Armatimonadota bacterium, the genomic stretch GTAAGCCAACTTCCTTTAGAAGTTCAAGGCGGCAGACATCCTTGCCTGCCAGCGCAGCGGCCGAGTAGGATGCGACGATGTCGGTGTCATTCTCTGGGTCAAAAACTGAAGTGTCAATACCGTTTAGAATTCCAGACAGCCGTCCATTGTCGGCAAGGAACTGGGTCATTCCTTCAAGCGCAGCCCCATACTCGCGCGTTTGAATTTGTGCTGCGTAAGTCGGAGAAACGGTGTTCACCTTCTCGGCAAACGCCATTCCAGCTTTCAGGAAGTTGACCCGTCCCCAGGCTTCGACTTGATGATAGTTGAAGAGGTGGTGGGGCAGATCGAGCCAGTCCAAGGCGTCTATGTCGAATTCGCCTTGGTAGGCAAGGTTATGGATCGTGAAGACCGAAGCGGTGTTCGCCCATGCCGGTGCGGCTCGCTCTCGGAGTAGAACAGGGACGAATCCGGTGTGCCAGTCGTTTGCGTGCAGGACCTCCGGAATCCAATCCAGCTCTTCGCAAGCTCGGAAGACGGCTGCTGCGAAGAAGGCATGGAGATCGCCGCCTGGTTGGTAGAGAGTCGCAGAATCAACTGCATTCGAGAACCAGCGATCACAACCGATGAAGTAGTGCAGTACTCCGTCGTGCTCGTACTCCCAAAGGGATGCGCTCTGGGTCCACTCTGAGTTCATTCGCACTTCGAATCTTGCCTTTAGCTGGCGAAGCGACCAGCGAGGATCTGTCTTGATCATCTCGTAGAGTGGCATGATGACGCGGCAGTCAACGCCTTGTTTGACTAGAGACTTCGGCAAACCGCCTGCAACGTCTGCAAGTCCGCCGACTTTGGCGAACGGCGCAACCTCAGCTGAAATGAATAAAACCCTCATCCAATGATTCTCAGGCTTAATGACCTGACCCCTTCCCGTTGTGTTCCACGGGTCCCAAAGCTGGGGGCTTGGTCGTTATACCTGCTTCGCGCTGTCCTGATTTCATGCAGTTTGAGTTCGTTGAAGCAGTAACACCTCCATAATTGAATCCAGATGAGCTTCTTTGCCTCGCGCCAAATTCAACTCGCTATTGGGGCACTGCTCTTTCTACTACTCAGCTTTGTCCCGAATTTTGGATGGCTCGCCTACATTTCGATTCTTCTTGGAGCAATTGAATCGGTTCCCGCGGCTTGGACGACCGTTCGAGCGAGAAAGCTCGATGTTGAGTTCCTGATGATCTTGGCGGCGGTTGGAGCAATCGCGCTCGGAAGACCCGGTGAGGCAGCTGTTCTGCTTTTTCTGTTTTCGCTGAGCAAGGCACTGGAAGATCTTACGATGGCAAAAACGAAAGGAGCGATTGATGCGCTCGTTCGCTTGCGCCCAGCCACAGCCATCGCGATCCGAAATGGCGCTCAGATCGAGATCCCTGTTGAGGAAATCGTACTAGGTGATGAGCTATTACTTCCCGCTTTTTTGACGGTAGCGGTGGATGGTGAAGTTACGGACGGAATCGGAAGCGTAGACACCTCCGCCCTGACTGGAGAATCAATCCCTGTGCCGGTTAAGCCAGGGGAAAAGCTTCTTGCAGGAGCGAGAAACTTGGAGTTCGGGCTGAAGTATCGCGCAACTTCAACCATTAAAAATTCAACGCTTCAGAAGGTCGTTGACCTCGTCGCCGAGGCTCAGGGCAACCAGGCGAGTGGTGAAAGAGTCAGTAAATGGTTTGGTGAGAAGTACACCTGGTTCGTTTTGATTGCGAGTCTTGCCGTGTTTCTCCTCCGCCTGTTTGTCCTAAAGCTCCCATTAAGAGAAGCAAGCTACCAGTCCTTGACCTTGCTTGTCGCGTTGAGCCCGTGTGCGCTGGTGATCAGCGTGCCAGCGGCTACGTTGAGCGCAATGACTTGGGCAGCCCGTCATGGCCTTTTGATTCGGGGAGGCGAGATGATTGAGCGAATGGGACAGGTAACAGCTTTTACGTTTGATAAAACCGGAACGCTCACTCAGGGGCGCCCAGAATTGACGGAGATTTGCTTATGTGATGTGGAATGCAATGGGAGCGAAGTCTGTTGGGGCGGAAACGGAGAGTTCTCGGCGGAGGCGGCTGAGATTTTGGCGTACGCTGCTTCGGCAGAAGCACAGAGTGAGCACCCGGTTGGACATGCCATCCGTCGGTCGGTTCCGGCGGGCACGAAAGTTCCGATTGCTGAGACAATAGAGGTCATTCCCGGTGAAGGGATTCGAGCGACCATTAGCGGGAAACGGGTCCTAATTGGGCAGCTTTCGTTGATTGAACAGACGGGTTTGAAGCCAACCGACGACTTCCGCAACCACTTTGGTGAGATCCAGGCGAGGGGTTGGACTGTCGCGGCTCTAGCGGTCGATGAGAAGATGGCGGCGCTCGGATTCAAAGACGGCCTCAAGAAGGGCGCGATCGCAACTCTAGAGAAACTGCGCGGCCAAGGGATAACCAGCATGACTATGCTGACCGGCGACCACCCGCGCACCGCGGAGGCCATTGCGAAGGAAGTCGGACTCAAGGATTTCCACGCCGCGCTTATGCCGGGCGACAAGCTAGAAATCATAGACATGCTGAGCAAGGATTACAAGGTCGCCATGGTCGGTGATGGAATCAACGATGCGCCAGCTTTGACTCAGGCTTGGGTAGGCATTGCTATGGGTGGCCTAGGGAGCGATATTGCGCTGAACGCTGCCGATATTGTTCTGATGAATGACCGGATCGAGGCTTTGCCCGAGCTGATCGCTCTCGGGCGACGAACGAATGGAATTGTTCTCGCGAATCTCATCATCGGCGGCGGAGTCATCGCATGCCTGACAGCAGCGTCGCTGGCTGGCCTATTGCCTCTTCCGATCGCTGTCATTGGACATGAAGGCTCCACCCTCCTAGTTATCCTCAATGGCCTGAGGTTGCTCAGGGGGCCGTTCACAACAATTTAGTCCCGACT encodes the following:
- a CDS encoding cation-translocating P-type ATPase, producing MSFFASRQIQLAIGALLFLLLSFVPNFGWLAYISILLGAIESVPAAWTTVRARKLDVEFLMILAAVGAIALGRPGEAAVLLFLFSLSKALEDLTMAKTKGAIDALVRLRPATAIAIRNGAQIEIPVEEIVLGDELLLPAFLTVAVDGEVTDGIGSVDTSALTGESIPVPVKPGEKLLAGARNLEFGLKYRATSTIKNSTLQKVVDLVAEAQGNQASGERVSKWFGEKYTWFVLIASLAVFLLRLFVLKLPLREASYQSLTLLVALSPCALVISVPAATLSAMTWAARHGLLIRGGEMIERMGQVTAFTFDKTGTLTQGRPELTEICLCDVECNGSEVCWGGNGEFSAEAAEILAYAASAEAQSEHPVGHAIRRSVPAGTKVPIAETIEVIPGEGIRATISGKRVLIGQLSLIEQTGLKPTDDFRNHFGEIQARGWTVAALAVDEKMAALGFKDGLKKGAIATLEKLRGQGITSMTMLTGDHPRTAEAIAKEVGLKDFHAALMPGDKLEIIDMLSKDYKVAMVGDGINDAPALTQAWVGIAMGGLGSDIALNAADIVLMNDRIEALPELIALGRRTNGIVLANLIIGGGVIACLTAASLAGLLPLPIAVIGHEGSTLLVILNGLRLLRGPFTTI
- a CDS encoding glycogen/starch synthase produces the protein MRVLFISAEVAPFAKVGGLADVAGGLPKSLVKQGVDCRVIMPLYEMIKTDPRWSLRQLKARFEVRMNSEWTQSASLWEYEHDGVLHYFIGCDRWFSNAVDSATLYQPGGDLHAFFAAAVFRACEELDWIPEVLHANDWHTGFVPVLLRERAAPAWANTASVFTIHNLAYQGEFDIDALDWLDLPHHLFNYHQVEAWGRVNFLKAGMAFAEKVNTVSPTYAAQIQTREYGAALEGMTQFLADNGRLSGILNGIDTSVFDPENDTDIVASYSAAALAGKDVCRLELLKEVGLPIQDQAPVFGMVSRLSSQKGFDILLDAAPEIFSTGAQLVVQGLGEPGIVRGYEALQERYPTQFRLLNVFDPSLAQRVYAGSDAFLMPSAFEPCGLGQMIAMRYGTVPVVRQTGGLMDSVFEGINGFTFAHKSVTELVATCRRTAEVFNDKPRWAEIQRNGMEADWGWDTSAAKYVELYSQAVRTRAGHVMR